ATGACCTTCCTGAAGCCAGCCGCGACGCGATGGGCGACGCGCTGGTCGCGTTCGGTCACATAGGTCCTGAACAATTCTTCCGAAATTGCCTCGTTGAGCACCTCGCCGCGCCGGAGAAGTTCGTCGATGGCCGTCCGCAGAGGCGGATTGATGCCGGCAACGTACTCGTACCAGAGGCAATAGGAAACGGGATGAAACGGCACTGCCTGCCTGGACATCAGCGGGATGGCAAGCCGCAGGTATTCGGCGCTCTGCTCTATCGTCTCTCGATACCGGATCACAGGAAAATTCCTTGGTGAAAACGCGTCCGACACACCAAACACAAACGGCGCGATCATATCAGCATCGATGCCGCGGGGCCATATCGAACGTACACGAAAGCATCGCCCGGCGGGGCGGAGGCGGCGCCGAGACCGGTATAATGCACGAGGATTTTCGGGGCCTCTGCCAAGCTGGCCGAACCCGCCGCGCCCCGACAGCCAGCCAATGAAGAGCGGATCGACGCAAGCACATTGCCATGACCACGACATCCCCCCCCGCACACGACACGGCCACGCCGATCGAACGCATTGAGCTCAGCCCCGGCGTCTTCGTCCATCGCGTCCAAGGCGCCGGCGACGAAGCGAGCCTCCTGTGCCCGACCTGCTTAGAAGCCGGAACCCGGTCGATCCTGCGGCGCAGCGAAACACCCCTGGCCGTGCATCAGGTCTGCGAGCGCTGCAACGCACGGTTCCTTGAACGCAAGAAACCGCTGACGAATCTCGCGATGAGTCCCTGGAGCGGCTTCTAGCGGGTATTTGCAACCAACCGCAACCAACCGCAATCAACCGCCGGATTGAGCCCTCCTAGCCCAGCTGCGGCTGGACAAAGGCGGCGGCCTCGCGCGCGACGAAGGCATCCTCATCGGCTTTCATGCCGCTCACCCCGAGTCCGCCGACCACCTCGCCGGCGGCATTGCGCAGCACGACACCGCCCGGCAAGGCCGTCATCTTCGTATCGCAGAAATAGGCAATCGACAGGTTCTCGCGCTGCAGGCGGGCGAGGAAAATGTCGGTATCGACGCCCATGCGCACCGCCGTGTAGGCCTTGGCCAGCGAGATGTCGACGCTGCGGAACAAGGCGCCTTCCACCCGGCTGAACGCCATCAGCAGACCGTTGGCATCGTAGACCGCGACACACGCCGGTTTGCCATACTCGGCACGCGCCACTTCGATTGCCTTGTCGATCGCCGCCTGCGCCGTTTTCAATGTCAATTCCACACCGGTCTCCTTTATGCGTCCGCACGCATCCGTCGAGATAAAGCGCCCTGCTGCCGGACAGCAACGCGGCCCCGTCAATCGGCGACAGCACGAGCAAGTCGTCGCGGGGCCGTTGTCGGACGGCTGCGGCGCGATGATGCAATCACAATAGCGCATGATTGCAAAAACGATGTCCCGGGTAAATAGCGCCTTGTCCCCGGGCGTTGCCCTCGCCAACTGACAAAATTGTCATTTTGGCGTCACCCGTTTGTTGCCCCCGGCCGCCTAAGATGGCGGCAGGCTCGACAAACGGGCGCGCGAACGCCATCCTCTCGCACCCGAACCGCATAACAGGCCGTCGCATCCATGAACACGCCCGAAAACTCCGACTCGCCCGAAAACCCGGGATCCGCCGGCTGGACGCCGGCCTTCGCCGCCTGGCTGATTGCCGCGATCTCGACGCTGGGATCGCTCTTCCTGGGCGAGATCATGGGATACACGCCCTGCGTGCTCTGCTGGTACCAGCGCATCGCCATGTATCCCCTCGTCCTGATCCTCGCGGCCGGACTGTTTCCCTTCGATCCGCGCGTCGTGCGCTATGCCTTGCCGCTCGCCCTGGTCGGCGAGGGCCTGGCGCTCTACCACCTGGCGCTCGTCGCCGGCTGGATTCCCGAAGCGCTCAAGCCCTGCCAGCAGGGTGTGCCCTGTTCCGAGGCGCAGTCGCTCTGGTTCGGCTTCGTCTCGATTCCGCTGCTTTCCGCCATGTCATTTTCATTGATCGCCGCCCTGCTCCTGGCGGCCCGTCGCAAAGGATCCAAATGAAACAGAAAACCGTCTTCATCATCTCCGCCGTCATTCTCCTGCTGGCCTTCGTCGCCGGTACGCTGTTCTACAAGGACCAGCAGGAAAAAGCCGCCAGTCAGAAGGCCGAGGCCAATCGCGCCCTCCTCTCCCGCATGCATTCGCCGACCTTTGGCAGCCCAAGCGCGCCGGTGGTGATCGTCGAATTCCTCGACCCCGCCTGCGAGACCTGCGGCGCGTTCTATCCGCGCGTCAAGAAAATGATGGCCGAGCATCCCGACAAAATTCGCCTGGTGCTGCGCCACGCACCGTTCCATCGCGGCTCCGACAACGTCGTCGCTGCGCTCGAAGCCGCGCGTCGGCAGGGCAAGTTCTGGCCGGCGCTGGAGATCCTGCTGGCCAACCAGTCCGACTGGGCGCGGAACCATACGGCCAGCATCGAGCGGGCGTGGATATATTTCGAACGCGTCGGCCTCAACATGGAACAACTGGCGCTCGACATGCGCTCGCCCGAAATCGCCAACGTCATCACACAGGATCTTGCCGACGCCAAGGCTCTCAACGTCACCATGACGCCTGAGTACTTCGTAAACGGCAAGCCCTTGCCGAGCTTCGGCTTCGAGCAATTGAAGGAACTCGTCGACCAGGCTCTCGCCGACACCCGGACCCGCTGAACGCCCCGGGGACGACCGGCCCCCAACGCTTCAGGACCGGCGCGTATCGCCACGCGCCCGGCAAACAGCGCCCGGGACTTAACAGGAAGCGCCGCGATCTTTATGATGTCCGCTTGGCGGGAGAATTCCCGGACCACAGCGACGCAAACGCCGCACGAAGCCTGCCGCCAGCCAACAAACACGGGGGTTCATCAAGCGATCCCGCTCGCGGGGTCGGGGAAAGGTCGGCGACAACGGATGCTTCATGCCACACGACAGGGCGCAGCCTCTGCTGCAGACGCCACGCATCGCCATGATGACGGCGTTTTCGGCGACGACATCCTGCCCGATCCCATTGTCCTGACGGCAAGGCTTTGGGGCGTTTCCGGCCAAAAGGACAGGCGTGTTGCCAGCCCTGTCCAAGTCCCCTGGCGCTAAACACCGCCATGCCCATATCTTTTGCCCTGATCGCCACCCTGTCGCTGACGACGCTGCTCTACGCGCTGCATGACGCAACCATGAAATACCTGAGCGTCGCCTACGCCGTGCCGCTGCTCGTCTGGGCGCGCTATCTGATCCAGATGGTCCTGATGCTGATCGTGCTGGGGCCGACGATGGGGCGCAGCCTCGTCATCACCGGACGGCCGCTGCTGATGAGCTTTCGCGCGCTGATGCAGGTCGGCAGCGCGCTTGGCGTCCAGCTCGCGCTGCGGACGATGCCGCTGGCAGAGACGACGGCGCTGCTCTTCCTGACACCGATGATCGTCGCCCTGCTGGCCGGCCCGACGCTCGGCGAGCGGCCCGGCCGACGTGGCTGGATGGCGATCCTCGGCGGCTTCGGCGGCGTCCTGCTGATCGCCCGCCCCGGCAGCGGCGTCGATGCTGCCGGACTGGTCTTCGCGCTCGGCGCGGCCTTCTGCAGCGCCTGCTACCAGCTATCGACGCGCTATCTGTCGGCGAGCGAACCGCCGCTGCGCCAGCTTTTCTACCTGACGCTGCTCGGCACGTTCAGCATGTCCTTCGCCGTGCCGGCTGAATGGACCGGCGAGATCCCCGACGCCATCTCGCTGGTTCTTCTCGTCGGCGCCGCGCTCAGCGTCGCCACCGGCCATTTCCTCTTCATTCGGGCCACCCGCGACACGCCGGTATCGACGCTCTCGGCGCTGCTCTACACCAAGCTGATCTGGGCCGTGTTGCTCGGCCTCGCCATCTTCGGACAGGCGCCCGACGCCTTCTCCGTCGCCGGCATGATCGTCATCGGCGCCGCCGGCCTCAGCCTGATGCGGCCGGCACCCACCGCAGCGGTGGCCTGAGCGGCCGACACCGGGCCGCTTTCCCCTACGCTAGCAGCATTTCCGCGTTGTCGAGCAAACGCCCGAGCAGCGCCACCGCCTGCGCCAGTTCGGCCGCCTCGATGCCGGCCAGCATCTGCCCGCGCACGGCCAGCACTTCGCCTTCGATCTCGGCGGCCAGTGTCCGCCCGGCATCGGTAATCTCGATGTACTTCTGGCGCCGGTCCTGCGTGTCCGGCACGCGGCGCAGCAAGCCAAGGCTTTCCATGCGATCGACGATGTGCACCAACGTCGGCGTCTCGATGTTGAGCCGGGCCGCCAGCGACCGCTGGTTATAGCGCTCGCCGTCGCTGCGCAGGATCCACAGCGCCCGCCAGGTCGTCTGCGTCATGCCCCAGGGACGCAGACGCTCGTCGAGACGGTTGCGCCAGAGCGCGGCGCTGCGATGCAGCAGCGTCGCAAAATCCTGACGGAGATCGGCCAGCGATGCGGCCGGGTCGGCCCCCTCCGCCCGCCGTGCTCCCGCCTCCCCGCGATCCGCCCGCGGCGTCTCGCCGCCGGGAGGAGCCATCCGTTGAACTTTTGACATGATTAGCTTACTAACAATTATCTTGGTAATATGCTGCACTTTTCGCCGCCATTCGTCCACATGAATTTTCTGCCGTCCGCCCGTTCCTACGATGACCTGCAAGCCCGCTACGGCCGTCGCGCCAAGTGGTTGCTGCTCTGGATCGTCGGGACCGGCACCGTCGCCGGCGTGTTGTCGACGACGAGCTTCAACGTTGCCGTGCCGGCGCTGATCCGCGCCTTCGGTCTCGGCCAGCACGAGGTGCAGTGGGCGATCACCGGTTTCATGGCGGCGATGACATTGGCAATGCTGCCGACTTCCTGGCTACTTGACCGCTTCGGCTTCCGCCGCGTCTTCCTGACGGCGCTGACGGCGCTCGCCGTGACCAGCGTGCTCGGCAGTCTGGCGCCCAGTTTCCCCGCCGTTGTCGGCGCACGCATCCTGCAGGGCATGGCCACCGGCGTCCTGCAACCGCTCGGCGTGCTCGCCGTCATGCGCCTGTTCCCGCCGCATCGCCAGGGCAAGGCCTCGGGCATGCTGAGCTTCGGCATCGTCCTGGCACCGGCCGTCGCACCCGCGCTCGGCGGCGGTCTGCTCGACCTCTTCGGCTGGCGTGCGATCTTCCTGATCAACCTGCCCTTCTGCCTGATCGCCGGCATCGCCGGGCTCTTCCTCTGGCCGGCACCGCAGAAACGCCTGCGCCGCGCCTTCGACTGGACCGGAACGCTGCTGCTCGTCATCCTCACGCTGTCGCTCGTCGAATGCGCCGTCAGCCTGCAGAATCACGGCCTGCTGGCGCCCTGGACGCTCGCCCAACTGGCGGTTGCCGGCACCGCGACGGGCTTCTTCCTGCGCCACGCGCGGCGCGCGCCCGAACCGATCATCCGCCTCGAACTGTTCGGCCACCGCAACTTCCTGATGGGCAGCCTCGTCTCCTTCGCCTACGGCTTCGGGCTGTATGCCTCGACCTACCTGATCCCGGTCTTCCTGCAGAGCGCGCTGCATTTTTCGGCGACCGCCGCCGGACTCGCGCTGATGCCGGCCGGCGTCGCGCTGGCGCTGACGATCCCGCTCGCCGGCCGCATGGCCGACCGCCACGCGCCCAAATGGATCACCGCCGGCGGACTCGGCTGCTTCGCCCTCTCTTTCCTGCTCTTCGCTTTCTGGGGCGGCCGCATCAACCACGCCGAACTGGTCGGCGCCACCGTGCTCGGCCGCATCGGCCTCGGCCTGATCCTGCCGGCGCTGAGCCTCGCCACGCTGCGCCATCTGGCGCCCGAACAACTGTCGCAATCCTCGGTAGTGGTCAGTTATACCCGGCAGCTCGGTGGCGTCCTCGGCGTCGCTGTTGCCGCCGTCTTCGTCGAATGGCGGGAAACAATCTACGGCCACGTCGCCCCCGGCGTCTTCACTGCGTATGCGCAGGGCTTTCTGCTGCTCACGGCCATCTTCGTCCTGGCGCTCTGCGCTGCCAGTCTGATGAAGGCGGAGACACGCGCGCCGGCGAGTATCGGAGTGTCATAGCAGAAATCGCCGGGCCGCGCGGTGACAGGCGGCATGCTGAATGAGTGGTGGCTGGAAGGGGCGACAGGTCATGCCGCCTCTCTTTGCTCGCACGCGCTCCTATCGATCATTGAACACGGCTCAGGCGAACTAAAAAGTTTGATAACAGCTGCATATAGCTGCCATCACGGCATCTATTCGACATGATGCTGAACGCGTACAATCGGCCAAGTGCTGTCCTTCGCCTCCGTCTCAAAAATATCACTTGAATGACCGTTGTTCTCGAGAGTTCGTTGGATGAAAAATCGTGTTTTCCGTCCAACGAGAATCCTCAAGATTTAGATGCATACGTTGAAAAGAAAAATCCAGACGTTCTAGCTCGCTGTTTCGTTGTAATAACTGTATATTTTTATCGAACTAGAGAGAAAAGTCAGAAAGCCTATGATTCGTTCCGTCCCTGCGCAAATTTCTAAGCGTATTCAAAATCGGTACTTTTTCACAGCATGACTTTGATATGTGTGATAACAAAGGAACCCGTCTGTTACTTCGATCTTCGTTATAAATAGCTAATTTTAAATTCTATGAAAATCTCTATTGAAGGTTACAAATCAATCGCCGATGAGCGATCACTGAATTTTTCTGATTTAACAATACTTTCTGGAGCCAATAGTTCCGGAAAATCAACTTTTATGCAGCCATTGTTGCTAATAAAACAGACATTGGAAAATGATTTCGATGCTGGCTCATTAATGCTTGACGGGCCCAATGTAAAACTTAATGACTCAAAAGAGATCGTTTCTAAAATTGCAACACGCGAAAAAAAAGACTTCTCCGTATCGGTATCCAATGACAAATCAGAGGTTAAAGCTACGTATAAATACAGGCCTCGCAGGGGAATGCACATTGATCGCATATTTCACCGAAGCCCGGAATTTAAAGACGGCATTGAAATTCACCATGGCCTTACGCAACTTGAAGCAGAGAACTTGTTACCCGAAGAGCAGGTGAAATTGTTTAAAGAGGCTGTCGGCAAGGAGAAAAGTGTACGCTGGAAGGTGGAGCGTGATCGTTGCTTTTTGGATGTAAAAATGCTAATTGGAGGAAAAGTTACCCCTTTTCAGCTTGGTTTTGATCCGGCTCGAAAGCTTGGCATACTTGCAACTCGTTTGATACATGTTCCAGGTTTAAGAGGAAACCCGGAGCGCTCATATAAAGTGGCCTCATCAGAGGCTGTTTATCCGGGATCGTTTGAACGCTACGTTGCCAGCATCGTTCATCAATGGGGAAAACAAATTCGCCACCGGTCGAAGTTCGAATTGTTAAAAAGACAACTTAACGATTTAGGTTTGGCTTCGTCAATAACTACAGAAAATATTAACGAAACTCACTTAGAGATACGGATTTCAAGATTCGCTGGCTGTTCAAAATGCGCAACGGATTTCGTAAATATCGCCGACGTTGGATTTGGTGTGTCTCAGACGTTGCCAGTTCTTGTGGGGTTGCTAGCCGCAAAAAAGGACCAGTATGTTTATATTGAGCAACCAGAACTACATTTGCATCCTAAAGCTCAATTTGGGCTGGCTCAAATTATTGCAACAGCGGTAGTTGATCGAAACGTGAAAGTCATCATTGAGACGCATAGCTCAGTTTTGATACGTGGAATTCAAATACTGGTGGCGAGTGGAAAATTGAATCCTGAGGCCGTCTCCCTAAATTGGTTCACTCAGAACATTGAAGATGGCCAGACAGAAATAAATGAAGCCAAAATGGATAAATATGGAGCCTTCGGCGACTGGCCGGTTGATTTCGATGACGTAGCATTAACTGTCGAACAAATGTATTTGGATGCCGTCGAGGAGGCTTTGTCTAATGAAATTTAACGGGGAAAGTATTGTTGTTGATGCGGACGTGGCAAGAGCTGCTGGCGTTACTGAACACCCCGTATCAAAAAACTCTCGAGTCCTTCTACAAACATTGCTTGCTATGGACTACAAAGTCGGATTCTGTCCGGTATTGTTTGGCGAATGGAAAAAGCATCGTTCATTGTTCGCCAAGAGGTGGCTCGGAAGCATGGTTGCTAGAAAGAAAGTCGTTCGATTAACCCCCGTGTCTATAGCTTTAGGTTTGATTGACTCAGCGAATATAACCGAGGAGCAAAGGAGTGTCGCAAACAAAGATGCTCATGTTGTAGATGCGGCCTTGGCGTCCGACAGGTTTATTGCTTCAAATGACAAAAAAGCAAGAGATGTATTTTGCTGCGTAGCGCAAGATACTGCGGCGTTTCGCGACGTAATATGGACAGTGCCATCTTTACACGGCGAAAAAATATCTGAAGTGCTTAGTTCAAAGGACGATATTCCTCCACAGTGGCGACTTACTTTGACCTAGCAAAGACCGACGAGTGCTTGGTCAGCCAACTGTTCGTACAGCAGCCTTTTACTCAGAATGTTGCCACCGCTCCGCTAGACCTGCGAAGGTCTGCTGCGGGTCGATACCCGCCAGTTCAGCTTTGTTCCTCCCTGCCCCGATGACACGCCGCAGCGACTAATGTTTGTCGGATGAGTGGGCGACTCCCGCCGTTATTGCGAGGGAGAGTGGCCACAGGACGCCAACCGCGCTTTCGCGACAAGACCACGCACACACGACCCCTCGCTGATCCCTCTGTCATGGCGCGCCAACAGGGCAACCGCGATCTTCATACCCGAACGCCGAAAATATTGTCGGTATCCCTGCGGCGCCGACACGGCTATCATTGGCAATCAGGTCATTCCAATGGTATTGCCATAATGCATCGCCTGTTTTCCGCCTGCCTGCTGCTTTTCTCCCTGTTCAGTCTGCCTCTCCAGGCGACTGAGGCGCCCGACACCCGCGTTCTTTTCATCAACTCCTACCATCGCGGTTACTCGTGGAGCGACGGCATTGAGGAGGGCTTGCGCCAGCGGTTGAGCGAGTCGGACAAGCGCATCGAACTCTCCATCGAATACCTCGACAGCCGCCGCTTTGCCTACGATACCCAGATCGAATTACTGGCCAGGGCGTTCGAGACGAAGTACGCCAAATACCGTCTTGACCTGATTGTCGTCTCCGACAACGCGGCCTTCGACTTCGCCATCCGGTACCGGGCACGCCTGTTTCCGACACAGCCCATCGTCTTTTGCGGCTACAACAACTTTCGCCCCGAGGTCCTCAAGGACCTGCGCAACATCACCGGCGTCAACGAGGAAATCGCCATCGAGGACACAGTCAACATGGCGCTGAAGATCCACCCCAACACGCGCACGCTCGCCTTCGTGACATCGACGGGCGATGCCAGCAGCAAGCGCATCGGCGAGGTGGCCGAACAATCGGCGTTCCCGTCGCTGCGCAAGCGCTTCGAGGTCGTGGACATGAAGGACTTCTCGGTCGAGCAGATCCGCAAGCGTCTTGCCGAACTGCCGCGTGACAGCCTGCTGTTCCTCAGCGGCCAGACCGCTGACCAGAGCACCGGCCGCGCCCTGACCCCGCCGGAAAACGGCGTCCTCATCACCGCCGCCAGCCCCTTCCCGACGTACAGTTTCTGGGACTTTCATCTCGGACACGGCACCCTCGGCGGCCACATCATTACCGGCCCGGAGCAGGGCCGCGCTGCCGGCGACATGGCCTTGCGCGTCCTGGCCGGCACGCCGGCGGACAGCATTCCCGTACTCATGACCACGCCGACCCGCGACGTCTTCGACTACAACGCCATGAAACGCTTCGGCATCCGGATCAAGGACCTGCCGGAAGAAGCGCTGATCCTCAACCGCCCCTTCTCCCTGTGGGACAACTATCGCTGGCAGATGATCGGCGTCATCGCCCTGCTCGTCGTCGAAACCGCCCTGATCGCACTCCTTTTGCATATCAGCCGCGGTCGCCGCAAAGCGCTGGCCGCACTGGACGAAGAGCGCGCACTCCTTGAGCAGCGCGTGGCCGAGCGTACCCATGAACTCCGGGTGGCCAACGAACAATTGGCGAGCATCAGCATGACGGATGTCCTGACCGGGTTGCCCAACCGGCGCCGTTTCGACGAAGCGCTCGATACCGAGATCGCACACCTGCGCCGTTCCGGCGGATTCCTGTCGATGATCATGCTCGACGTCGATTTCTTCAAGCCGTTCAATGACACCTATGGCCACGTCGATGGCGACGATTGCCTGCGGCGAGTTGCCTCCGTCATCTCCGGCCAGGCAAATCGCGCCACCGACCTGGCGGCGCGTTTCGGCGGCGAGGAGTTTGCGCTGATCCTGCCCGAGACCGACGCACAGGGCGCCGCCGCCCTTGCCGAACGCATTCGCGCCGGGATCGAACAGCTGGCTATTCCGCACAGCGCGTCGAAAGTCGCCGACCACGTGACGGCCAGCCTCGGCGCCATCACCCTGCTGCCGGCAACCCTGCCCTCCCGTGACGACGTCATCCGGCTGGTCGACGCACAGCTGTATCGCGCCAAGAAAGATGGACGCAACCGCGTCGCGATCATGGACAGCACACAGACATAACGCTGGGCCTCGCCTCGTAAAAAAAACCGCGCCCGAAGGCGCGGCATGAGGAGGATATCCGTACCGGCGCAGGCGCTTACTTGGCTTTGCGCACTTTCTCGACTTCGGCATAGAAACTCTTGACGAAATCGGGGCCGATCGAGGCCGAGAACTTCTCGATCACCGGCTTGACCGATTGGCGCATCTTGTCGAGCTCGGCCGGGGCGAGTTCGGTCACCGCCATGCCTTTCGCATGAAGCTGGCCGACCGCGTCCTTGTCCTGGCGGATTTCCTCTGCCCGCTGGAAGTCGCGGGCGATGACCGCCGCCTTGCGGATCGCTGCCTGCTGGTCTGCCGGCAACGTGGAGAACCACTTGTTCGACACGACGAGCGCCACCGGCGTATAGACGTGGTGCGTGATGGCCAGGTGTTTCTGTACTTCGTAGATCTTGTTCTGGAACATATCGACCGGCGGATGCTCCAGTCCGTCGAGCGCCCCGATCTCCAGCGCTGTAAATACTTCGGCATACGC
The uncultured Propionivibrio sp. DNA segment above includes these coding regions:
- a CDS encoding heme-binding protein, which translates into the protein MELTLKTAQAAIDKAIEVARAEYGKPACVAVYDANGLLMAFSRVEGALFRSVDISLAKAYTAVRMGVDTDIFLARLQRENLSIAYFCDTKMTALPGGVVLRNAAGEVVGGLGVSGMKADEDAFVAREAAAFVQPQLG
- a CDS encoding disulfide bond formation protein B codes for the protein MNTPENSDSPENPGSAGWTPAFAAWLIAAISTLGSLFLGEIMGYTPCVLCWYQRIAMYPLVLILAAGLFPFDPRVVRYALPLALVGEGLALYHLALVAGWIPEALKPCQQGVPCSEAQSLWFGFVSIPLLSAMSFSLIAALLLAARRKGSK
- a CDS encoding thioredoxin domain-containing protein; protein product: MKQKTVFIISAVILLLAFVAGTLFYKDQQEKAASQKAEANRALLSRMHSPTFGSPSAPVVIVEFLDPACETCGAFYPRVKKMMAEHPDKIRLVLRHAPFHRGSDNVVAALEAARRQGKFWPALEILLANQSDWARNHTASIERAWIYFERVGLNMEQLALDMRSPEIANVITQDLADAKALNVTMTPEYFVNGKPLPSFGFEQLKELVDQALADTRTR
- a CDS encoding DMT family transporter, with the protein product MPISFALIATLSLTTLLYALHDATMKYLSVAYAVPLLVWARYLIQMVLMLIVLGPTMGRSLVITGRPLLMSFRALMQVGSALGVQLALRTMPLAETTALLFLTPMIVALLAGPTLGERPGRRGWMAILGGFGGVLLIARPGSGVDAAGLVFALGAAFCSACYQLSTRYLSASEPPLRQLFYLTLLGTFSMSFAVPAEWTGEIPDAISLVLLVGAALSVATGHFLFIRATRDTPVSTLSALLYTKLIWAVLLGLAIFGQAPDAFSVAGMIVIGAAGLSLMRPAPTAAVA
- a CDS encoding MarR family transcriptional regulator translates to MSKVQRMAPPGGETPRADRGEAGARRAEGADPAASLADLRQDFATLLHRSAALWRNRLDERLRPWGMTQTTWRALWILRSDGERYNQRSLAARLNIETPTLVHIVDRMESLGLLRRVPDTQDRRQKYIEITDAGRTLAAEIEGEVLAVRGQMLAGIEAAELAQAVALLGRLLDNAEMLLA
- a CDS encoding DHA2 family efflux MFS transporter permease subunit, with the translated sequence MNFLPSARSYDDLQARYGRRAKWLLLWIVGTGTVAGVLSTTSFNVAVPALIRAFGLGQHEVQWAITGFMAAMTLAMLPTSWLLDRFGFRRVFLTALTALAVTSVLGSLAPSFPAVVGARILQGMATGVLQPLGVLAVMRLFPPHRQGKASGMLSFGIVLAPAVAPALGGGLLDLFGWRAIFLINLPFCLIAGIAGLFLWPAPQKRLRRAFDWTGTLLLVILTLSLVECAVSLQNHGLLAPWTLAQLAVAGTATGFFLRHARRAPEPIIRLELFGHRNFLMGSLVSFAYGFGLYASTYLIPVFLQSALHFSATAAGLALMPAGVALALTIPLAGRMADRHAPKWITAGGLGCFALSFLLFAFWGGRINHAELVGATVLGRIGLGLILPALSLATLRHLAPEQLSQSSVVVSYTRQLGGVLGVAVAAVFVEWRETIYGHVAPGVFTAYAQGFLLLTAIFVLALCAASLMKAETRAPASIGVS
- a CDS encoding AAA family ATPase, giving the protein MKISIEGYKSIADERSLNFSDLTILSGANSSGKSTFMQPLLLIKQTLENDFDAGSLMLDGPNVKLNDSKEIVSKIATREKKDFSVSVSNDKSEVKATYKYRPRRGMHIDRIFHRSPEFKDGIEIHHGLTQLEAENLLPEEQVKLFKEAVGKEKSVRWKVERDRCFLDVKMLIGGKVTPFQLGFDPARKLGILATRLIHVPGLRGNPERSYKVASSEAVYPGSFERYVASIVHQWGKQIRHRSKFELLKRQLNDLGLASSITTENINETHLEIRISRFAGCSKCATDFVNIADVGFGVSQTLPVLVGLLAAKKDQYVYIEQPELHLHPKAQFGLAQIIATAVVDRNVKVIIETHSSVLIRGIQILVASGKLNPEAVSLNWFTQNIEDGQTEINEAKMDKYGAFGDWPVDFDDVALTVEQMYLDAVEEALSNEI
- a CDS encoding diguanylate cyclase, whose translation is MHRLFSACLLLFSLFSLPLQATEAPDTRVLFINSYHRGYSWSDGIEEGLRQRLSESDKRIELSIEYLDSRRFAYDTQIELLARAFETKYAKYRLDLIVVSDNAAFDFAIRYRARLFPTQPIVFCGYNNFRPEVLKDLRNITGVNEEIAIEDTVNMALKIHPNTRTLAFVTSTGDASSKRIGEVAEQSAFPSLRKRFEVVDMKDFSVEQIRKRLAELPRDSLLFLSGQTADQSTGRALTPPENGVLITAASPFPTYSFWDFHLGHGTLGGHIITGPEQGRAAGDMALRVLAGTPADSIPVLMTTPTRDVFDYNAMKRFGIRIKDLPEEALILNRPFSLWDNYRWQMIGVIALLVVETALIALLLHISRGRRKALAALDEERALLEQRVAERTHELRVANEQLASISMTDVLTGLPNRRRFDEALDTEIAHLRRSGGFLSMIMLDVDFFKPFNDTYGHVDGDDCLRRVASVISGQANRATDLAARFGGEEFALILPETDAQGAAALAERIRAGIEQLAIPHSASKVADHVTASLGAITLLPATLPSRDDVIRLVDAQLYRAKKDGRNRVAIMDSTQT